A part of Homoserinibacter sp. YIM 151385 genomic DNA contains:
- a CDS encoding Wzz/FepE/Etk N-terminal domain-containing protein, producing MVEPAAPLTLDEAARRVVRERRLLIAVILVAVLAAGVIGFLWPSRYEATATLTVEPVAVVDPGSSATVNMETERVVATSTEVLGPAAESLGGTSPEALAGALEVLVPRGSQVLEFTVTDAVPARAAEAANAIAESYREQRVANAEGIVQQAESNLTDRIAELEARLDGTADDSATARSLELQIQTLQERLALVVSNTFYPGSVVSPATTPTDATKPSILIFLAGGAFLGLLVGVFAALLRRRPEDAVPAPAPAPAPAAATPAAAEADAAASVTASPAASPEAPAAEPEAGKAAGKPAEGEPAPAPRATPAKRAPAKRTGGTTAKRPSRGASKPGRS from the coding sequence ATGGTCGAGCCCGCAGCCCCCCTGACCCTCGACGAGGCGGCCCGGCGCGTCGTACGCGAGCGCCGCCTCCTCATCGCCGTCATCCTCGTCGCCGTGCTCGCCGCCGGCGTGATCGGCTTCCTCTGGCCGAGCCGCTACGAGGCGACCGCGACGCTGACGGTCGAGCCCGTCGCCGTCGTCGACCCCGGCTCGAGCGCGACCGTCAACATGGAGACCGAGCGCGTCGTCGCGACCTCGACCGAGGTCCTGGGGCCGGCCGCCGAGTCGCTCGGCGGCACGAGCCCCGAGGCGCTCGCGGGCGCGCTCGAGGTCCTCGTGCCCCGCGGATCCCAGGTCCTGGAGTTCACGGTCACGGATGCCGTCCCGGCCCGCGCCGCGGAGGCCGCGAATGCGATCGCCGAGTCCTACCGCGAGCAGCGGGTCGCGAACGCGGAGGGCATCGTCCAGCAGGCGGAGTCGAATCTGACGGACCGGATCGCGGAGCTCGAGGCGCGCCTCGACGGGACGGCGGACGACAGCGCGACCGCACGATCGCTCGAGCTCCAGATCCAGACGCTCCAGGAGCGGCTCGCGCTCGTCGTCTCGAACACCTTCTATCCCGGCAGCGTCGTGAGCCCCGCGACGACGCCGACGGACGCGACGAAGCCGTCGATCCTCATCTTCCTCGCGGGCGGAGCGTTCCTCGGGCTGCTCGTCGGCGTCTTCGCGGCGCTGCTGCGGCGCCGGCCGGAGGATGCGGTGCCGGCGCCGGCGCCGGCGCCCGCACCGGCTGCGGCGACCCCGGCGGCCGCGGAGGCGGACGCCGCCGCGTCGGTCACGGCGTCGCCCGCGGCCTCGCCCGAGGCTCCGGCGGCCGAGCCCGAGGCGGGCAAGGCGGCGGGGAAGCCGGCTGAGGGCGAGCCGGCGCCCGCGCCCCGTGCGACGCCCGCGAAGCG